In Humulus lupulus chromosome 7, drHumLupu1.1, whole genome shotgun sequence, the following are encoded in one genomic region:
- the LOC133788241 gene encoding uncharacterized protein LOC133788241 gives MALLCLDITHLDEFVSISTSFFFVLEFCLGLYLVEMCFLPANYHRLTPTKDMKDHREALLQLPYGRRSLSYLLHEDKLRACGLLGEDQSTSDWSNKKYDQWELVSLPTGNLPPRRNARPPSPAQHCRSPQSGNEANDEASSSGLDERGTVILSSDLWSPSLLKHKPDRLILCEDDRNHFYVWSWVNERVHRFDCWLGKYDTMYSLNEVWDRVAVQYVTNDYRDLSRLTSTYREGTPPASSEDGGISWSPNTSSRESSSEMDSDLDNVLASRGA, from the exons atggccttGCTCTGTCTAGATATTACTCATTtagacgaattcgtaagtatctcaacttctttcttttttgtgctcgaattttgCTTAGGCTtgtatttagttgaaatgtgttttctTCCAGCCAACTACCACCGCCTTACTCCAACCAAGGATATGAAAGATCATAGAGAAGCTCTGCTTCAACTCCCCTATGGCAGAAGGTCCCTTtcctatctcctgcatgaagacaagctccgggcATGCGGCCTTTTgggggaggatcagtctacatctgactggtccaataagaagTACGACCAGTGGGAGCTCGTGTCTCTCCCAACCGGcaaccttcctccgaggagaaatgcaaggcctccatctccagctcAGCATTGCAGGAGTCCACAAtcgggaaatgaggccaacgatgaggcctcgagctcgggcttaGATGAgagaggtacagtcatccttagctcggatttgtggtctccctcactactaaaacataaacctgatagattaatattgtgtgaggatgataggaaccatttctatgtatggtcttgggtaaatgagagggtacataggtttgactgttggctcgggaaatacgacaccatgtatagcctaaaTGAAGTATGGGACAGAGTAGCCGTTCAATACGTgactaacgactatagggacctttcgaggttgacttccacctatagggaaggcactccccccgcctcttctgaagatgggggaatttcatggtcgccGAACACAAGCTcaagggagagttcca gtgagatggactccgaccttgacaatgtACTAGCCAGCAGAGGAGCTTAA